One Cucumis sativus cultivar 9930 chromosome 1, Cucumber_9930_V3, whole genome shotgun sequence DNA segment encodes these proteins:
- the LOC105435183 gene encoding pentatricopeptide repeat-containing protein At2g20710, mitochondrial isoform X1, producing the protein MKLLQSLKPINLIAFRSEFVNFYSTVVKDNLYRRISPVGDPNISVTPLLDQWVLEGRLVQQDELRHIIKELRVYKRFKHALEISKWMSDKRYFPLSTADIAIRMNLILRVHGLEQVEDYFDNMPSQLKRYQVHIALLNCYAHEKCVDKANAFMQKIKEMGFANSPLPYNIMMNLYHQIGEFERLDSLLKEMKERGVYYDRFTYSIRISAYAAASDFRGIEKIMEQMESNPSIVLDWNCYVIAANAYNKVGLIDKSISMLKKSEGLLANVKKKGFAFNVYLKLYARNGKKDEIHRIWNLYKKEKIFNKGFISMITSLLILDDIKGAERIYKEWETRKLSYDLRIPNLLVDAYCRAGLMEKAEVLLNEMVIVRRKFSVESWCYLASGYLQKDQLPQAVETLKLAASVCPSRLNYVKEILAAFLDGKQDVEETEKVVNLLREKDDSHPARAHDYIVGAIMTESA; encoded by the exons ATGAAGCTCTTACAATCTCTAAAACCAATTAATTTGATTGCATTCCGGAGTGAATTCGTGAATTTCTACTCTACAGTTGTGAAGGATAACCTTTACAGAAGGATTTCTCCGGTGGGTGACCCTAATATCTCTGTAACTCCACTTCTTGATCAGTGGGTGTTAGAAGGCAGGCTTGTTCAGCAAGACGAACTTCGGCATATCATCAAGGAGCTTAGGGTTTACAAGCGGTTCAAACATGCTCTTGAG ATATCAAAGTGGATGAGTGATAAAAGATACTTTCCTTTATCGACTGCTGATATCGCAATACGGATGAATTTGATCTTAAGAGTTCATGGGTTGGAACAAGTGGAAGATTATTTCGATAACATGCCTAGTCAGTTGAAAAGGTACCAAGTTCATATAGCTCTTCTTAACTGCTATGCGCATGAAAAGTGCGTGGATAAAGCCAATGCCTTCATGCAGAAAATTAAGGAAATGGGTTTTGCTAATTCTCCTCTTCCATACAATATCATGATGAATCTTTATCACCAAATTGGAGAATTTGAGAGATTAGATTCTCtgttgaaagaaatgaaagaaagggGTGTTTATTATGATCGATTCACATACAGCATCCGAATAAGTGCATATGCTGCTGCATCTGATTTTAGGGGAATCGAAAAGATCATGGAACAAATGGAATCAAATCCGAGTATTGTTCTAGATTGGAACTGTTATGTCATTGCTGCAAATGCTTACAATAAGGTTGGCTTAATAGACAAATCCATTTCCATGCTGAAGAAATCAGAAGGTCTCCTAGCAAATGTCAAAAAGAAAGGTTTTGCATTTAATGTCTACCTCAAACTATATGCcagaaatggaaagaaagacGAGATACACCGCATTTGGAATCtctacaagaaagaaaaaatcttcaacaaaGGTTTCATCAGCATGATAACATCACTTTTGATATTAGACGATATCAAAGGTGCAGAGCGTATTTACAAGGAATGGGAGACCAGGAAACTGTCATACGACTTGCGGATTCCAAACTTGTTGGTTGATGCGTATTGTAGAGCTGGTCTAATGGAGAAAGCTGAAGTGCTTCTAAATGAGATGGTGATTGTAAGACGCAAGTTTTCGGTCGAGTCGTGGTGCTATTTAGCGAGTGGATATCTTCAGAAAGATCAACTACCTCAGGCAGTTGAGACACTGAAGTTAGCAGCCAGTGTGTGTCCATCACGACTGAACTACGTCAAGGAAATTTTGGCAGCATTTTTGGATGGGAAGCAAGATGTGGAAGAAACTGAGAAAGTGGTTAATTTGTTGAGGGAAAAAGATGACTCTCATCCTGCTCGTGCTCATGATTACATTGTTGGAGCGATTATGACCGAATCCGcctaa
- the LOC105435183 gene encoding pentatricopeptide repeat-containing protein At2g20710, mitochondrial isoform X2, with amino-acid sequence MSDKRYFPLSTADIAIRMNLILRVHGLEQVEDYFDNMPSQLKRYQVHIALLNCYAHEKCVDKANAFMQKIKEMGFANSPLPYNIMMNLYHQIGEFERLDSLLKEMKERGVYYDRFTYSIRISAYAAASDFRGIEKIMEQMESNPSIVLDWNCYVIAANAYNKVGLIDKSISMLKKSEGLLANVKKKGFAFNVYLKLYARNGKKDEIHRIWNLYKKEKIFNKGFISMITSLLILDDIKGAERIYKEWETRKLSYDLRIPNLLVDAYCRAGLMEKAEVLLNEMVIVRRKFSVESWCYLASGYLQKDQLPQAVETLKLAASVCPSRLNYVKEILAAFLDGKQDVEETEKVVNLLREKDDSHPARAHDYIVGAIMTESA; translated from the coding sequence ATGAGTGATAAAAGATACTTTCCTTTATCGACTGCTGATATCGCAATACGGATGAATTTGATCTTAAGAGTTCATGGGTTGGAACAAGTGGAAGATTATTTCGATAACATGCCTAGTCAGTTGAAAAGGTACCAAGTTCATATAGCTCTTCTTAACTGCTATGCGCATGAAAAGTGCGTGGATAAAGCCAATGCCTTCATGCAGAAAATTAAGGAAATGGGTTTTGCTAATTCTCCTCTTCCATACAATATCATGATGAATCTTTATCACCAAATTGGAGAATTTGAGAGATTAGATTCTCtgttgaaagaaatgaaagaaagggGTGTTTATTATGATCGATTCACATACAGCATCCGAATAAGTGCATATGCTGCTGCATCTGATTTTAGGGGAATCGAAAAGATCATGGAACAAATGGAATCAAATCCGAGTATTGTTCTAGATTGGAACTGTTATGTCATTGCTGCAAATGCTTACAATAAGGTTGGCTTAATAGACAAATCCATTTCCATGCTGAAGAAATCAGAAGGTCTCCTAGCAAATGTCAAAAAGAAAGGTTTTGCATTTAATGTCTACCTCAAACTATATGCcagaaatggaaagaaagacGAGATACACCGCATTTGGAATCtctacaagaaagaaaaaatcttcaacaaaGGTTTCATCAGCATGATAACATCACTTTTGATATTAGACGATATCAAAGGTGCAGAGCGTATTTACAAGGAATGGGAGACCAGGAAACTGTCATACGACTTGCGGATTCCAAACTTGTTGGTTGATGCGTATTGTAGAGCTGGTCTAATGGAGAAAGCTGAAGTGCTTCTAAATGAGATGGTGATTGTAAGACGCAAGTTTTCGGTCGAGTCGTGGTGCTATTTAGCGAGTGGATATCTTCAGAAAGATCAACTACCTCAGGCAGTTGAGACACTGAAGTTAGCAGCCAGTGTGTGTCCATCACGACTGAACTACGTCAAGGAAATTTTGGCAGCATTTTTGGATGGGAAGCAAGATGTGGAAGAAACTGAGAAAGTGGTTAATTTGTTGAGGGAAAAAGATGACTCTCATCCTGCTCGTGCTCATGATTACATTGTTGGAGCGATTATGACCGAATCCGcctaa
- the LOC101208731 gene encoding E3 ubiquitin-protein ligase RMA1H1, with amino-acid sequence MGFEHYFSHGWRKQIPASMENSEKFKPCFDCNICLDFASDPIVTLCGHLYCWPCIYKWLHVQSASLAPDEPPQCPVCKANISHTTMVPLYGRGQSAEHAEVDARGMLIPPRPSAFGNKALATIRSNNASSQQFAYGDLDQNQNYNFDVYDSYEEDSGSSLFSLEDNPVGSSHHPTAGMLGETVYGRFYWDSENIYRHPNSYGLSGSNSPRLRRQEIVAEKSLNKIYFFLFCCFLLCLAVF; translated from the coding sequence ATGGGCTTTGAGCACTACTTTTCCCATGGATGGAGGAAGCAAATCCCAGCTTCAATGGAAAATTCTGAGAAGTTTAAGCCTTGTTTTGATTGCAACATTTGCTTAGACTTCGCATCTGACCCTATAGTTACCCTTTGTGGCCACCTCTATTGCTGGCCTTGCATTTACAAGTGGCTTCACGTCCAGAGCGCTTCCCTCGCCCCCGACGAGCCTCCGCAGTGTCCGGTTTGCAAGGCCAATATTTCCCACACGACAATGGTCCCTCTCTACGGCCGTGGTCAATCGGCTGAACATGCTGAGGTTGATGCCAGAGGGATGCTTATACCTCCTAGACCATCAGCTTTTGGCAACAAGGCTCTAGCAACTATCAGATCTAATAATGCTTCTAGCCAGCAGTTTGCTTATGGAGACCtagatcaaaaccaaaactacAACTTTGATGTGTATGATAGCTATGAAGAGGACTCAGGCAGCTCGTTGTTTAGCCTCGAAGACAACCCGGTTGGAAGCTCTCATCATCCTACGGCCGGGATGCTCGGAGAGACAGTTTATGGTAGGTTCTATTGGGACTCAGAGAACATATACCGACACCCGAATTCTTATGGTTTAAGTGGGAGTAATAGTCCTCGGTTGAGAAGGCAGGAAATAGTGGCTGAGAAATCgcttaacaaaatatatttttttcttttctgttgcTTTCTTTTGTGTCTTGCTGTATTCTAA
- the LOC101222099 gene encoding pentatricopeptide repeat-containing protein At2g20710, mitochondrial-like has translation MKLLQSLKPINLIAFRREFVNFYSTVVKDSLYRRISPVGDPNISVTPLLDQWVLESGLVQQDELRHIIKELRVYKRFKHALEISKWMSDKRYFPLSTADIATRMNLILRVHGLEQVEDYFNNMPSQLKRCQVHIALLNCYAHEKYADKANAVLQKIKEMGFAKTSLPYNITMNLYHQIGEFERLDSPLKETDVDHDQFTYTTRLSAYATAFDFTGIEKIMEQME, from the exons ATGAAGCTCTTACAATCTCTAAAACCAATTAATTTGATTGCATTCCGGAGAGAATTCGTGAATTTCTACTCTACAGTTGTGAAGGATAGCCTTTACAGAAGGATTTCTCCGGTGGGTGACCCTAATATCTCTGTAACTCCACTTCTTGATCAGTGGGTGTTAGAAAGCGGGCTTGTTCAGCAAGACGAACTTCGGCATATCATCAAGGAGCTTAGGGTTTACAAGCGGTTCAAACATGCTCTTGAG ATATCAAAGTGGATGAGTGATAAAAGATACTTTCCTTTATCGACTGCTGATATCGCAACACGGATGAATTTGATCTTAAGAGTTCATGGATTGGAACAGGTGGAAGATTATTTCAATAACATGCCTAGTCAGTTGAAAAGGTGTCAAGTTCATATAGCTCTTCTTAACTGCTATGCGCATGAAAAGTATGCGGATAAAGCCAATGCCGTCCTGCAGAAAATCAAGGAAATGGGTTTTGCTAAAACTTCTCTTCCATACAATATCACGATGAATCTTTATCATCAAATTGGAGAATTTGAGAGATTAGATTCTCCGTTGAAAGAGACGGATGTTGATCACGATCAATTCACATATACCACCCGACTAAGTGCATATGCTACTGCATTTGATTTTACGGGAATCGAAAAGATCATGGAACAAATGGAATGA